One window of the Sander lucioperca isolate FBNREF2018 chromosome 5, SLUC_FBN_1.2, whole genome shotgun sequence genome contains the following:
- the tgfb1a gene encoding transforming growth factor, beta 1a — MKLALLMLMAVYTVGNVSGMSTCKTLDLEMVKKKRIEAIRSQILSKLRLPKEPDQAGDEEEIPTPLLSLYNSTKEMLREQQTEVQTDISTEQEEEEYFAKVLHKFNMTAKNDTVTTKTSKSLFFNISEIRQSVGDYRLLTSAELRMLIKKPTIASEQRVELYQGLGTSARYLASRFITNQWKDKWLSFDVTETLQNWLKGTEYEQVFQLRLFCECSQTSDDSVFGFTISGIEPGRGDTGTIQMLTQQPPYILTMSIPQNSSSHLTSRKKRSTETKDTCTAQSETCCVRSLYIDFRKDLGWKWIHKPTGYNANYCMGSCTYIWNAENKYSQILALYQHHNPGASAQPCCVPQTLEPLPILYYVGRQHKVEQLSNMIVKSCKCS, encoded by the exons ATGAAGCTGGCGCTCTTGATGCTCATGGCTGTGTACACGGTGGGCAACGTAAGTGGTATGTCTACATGTAAGACGCTGGACCTGGAGATGGTGAAGAAAAAGCGCATCGAGGCCATCAGGAGCCAGATCCTCAGCAAACTGCGTTTGCCGAAAGAGCCGGATCAGGcaggagatgaggaggagatcCCTACCCCCCTGCTGTCCCTCTACAACAGCACCAAGGAGATGCTGAGGGAGCAGCAGACCGAGGTACAGACAGACATCTCAACTgaacaggaggaggaagagtacTTCGCCAAGGTGCTGCACAAGTTCAACATGACCG CCAAAAATGACACAGTGACCACCAAGACCTCCAAAAGCTTGTTCTTCAACATCTCTGAGATTCGGCAAAGTGTGGGGGATTACCGCCTGCTGACCAGTGCGGAGCTACGGATGCTCATCAAGAAACCCACAATAGCTTCTGAGCAGCGGGTGGAGCTGTACCAGGGTCTGGGAACATCGGCCCGCTACCTCGCTTCCCGCTTCATCACCAACCAGTGGAAAGACAAATGGCTGTCCTTCGATGTCACTGAGACGCTGCAGAACTGGCTCAAAGGGACCG AGTATGAGCAGGTTTTCCAACTTCGGCTGTTCTGTGAATGCAGCCAGACAAGCGACGACAGTGTCTTCGGTTTTACCATCTCTGGGATCGAGCCTGGTAGGGGAGACACAGGGACTATACAAATGTTGACGCAGCAACCACCCTACAtcctgaccatgtccatccctcaGAACAGCAGCAGCCACCTCACCTCGCGCAAAAAACGCTCCACGGAGACAAAGGATACCTGTACAGC CCAGTCAGAAACATGCTGCGTGAGGAGCTTGTACATCGACTTCAGGAAAGATCTGGGCTGGAAGTGGATACATAAGCCAACAGGCTACAATGCTAACTACTGCATGGGGTCCTGCACCTACATCTGGAATGCTGAAAACAAATATTCTCAG ATTTTGGCCCTGTACCAGCATCACAACCCAGGAGCCTCTGCCCAGCCCTGCTGTGTTCCCCAGACACTGGAGCCCCTGCCAATCCTCTATTACGTGGGCAGGCAACACAAG GTGGAGCAGCTGTCCAATATGATAGTGAAGTCCTGCAAATGTAGCTAA